Proteins encoded together in one Deinococcus ruber window:
- a CDS encoding ABC transporter ATP-binding protein, translating to MTAPVSLRTEALSRVYPSGESQVTALSAFSHTFQPGMTAVVGPSGSGKSTLLNLLAGFDAPTQGRVWVGTTDLHALDEAGRADLRLRHYGFVFQSHNLVAILSAQENVEFPLMLAGVPPKERRDRARSLLAQVGLERRASHMPSQLSGGEAQRVAIARALVGEPGILLADEPTGNLDSRTGQGVLDLLMAPAHAGRTVVLITHDPEVAARADYTLRVKDGQVKEEVYA from the coding sequence ATGACCGCGCCTGTGTCGCTGCGAACAGAAGCGCTCAGCCGCGTGTACCCCAGCGGTGAAAGCCAGGTGACGGCGCTCTCGGCCTTCAGCCACACCTTTCAGCCGGGCATGACGGCGGTGGTCGGGCCGTCGGGCAGCGGCAAGAGCACACTGCTCAATCTGCTGGCGGGCTTCGATGCCCCCACGCAGGGGCGGGTGTGGGTGGGAACCACCGATCTGCACGCGCTGGACGAGGCGGGCCGCGCCGATCTGCGGCTGCGGCACTACGGCTTCGTGTTCCAGAGCCACAATCTGGTGGCAATTCTGAGCGCTCAGGAGAACGTGGAATTTCCGCTGATGCTGGCAGGCGTGCCCCCGAAGGAGCGCCGTGACCGCGCCCGCAGTCTGCTGGCCCAGGTGGGGCTGGAGCGCCGAGCGTCTCATATGCCGTCGCAGCTGTCGGGCGGCGAGGCGCAGCGGGTGGCGATTGCCCGCGCCCTGGTGGGCGAACCGGGCATTCTGCTGGCCGACGAACCCACCGGAAATCTGGACAGCCGCACCGGGCAGGGCGTTCTCGATCTGCTGATGGCCCCGGCCCACGCAGGCCGCACGGTGGTGCTGATCACCCACGATCCAGAGGTCGCCGCCCGCGCCGATTACACGCTGCGGGTGAAAGACGGGCAAGTGAAAGAAGAGGTCTACGCCTGA
- a CDS encoding ABC transporter permease: MKTLDLWQLAWRGLTRRPVRTVLTALGITVAVASMVIFLSLGEGLRQVFTSELGGIGPDIQVSLNGFTQGLAPSPNLSDTTTADIQKLAPSLGISLITPVVMSLRTSLDPSQSVVFYGLPAAQGVNAVFPKVTAAQGRLLSAADEGKPVAVVGAKAASNLKLKIGSELRLNRRASVRVTGILNPESGLTDSFIFIPLSTIQQDIGAQGKLSLVAVKLNDPRTARKVATQLARTLNLEAQTQSDFLSFVERALKISDAVRFGISLISLIVGGLAVANTVMMGVFERTREFGTLRAIGARPGFVRSLVLTESLLLALVGGAFGILLGLVGIWGVNLYTQNLAGIDAAALTPRLTLLAFGISLLLGLMAGLLPARTAGNTVITDALGRA, encoded by the coding sequence GTGAAGACCCTCGATTTATGGCAGTTGGCATGGCGCGGCCTGACCCGGCGTCCGGTCAGAACGGTGTTGACCGCGCTGGGAATCACGGTGGCGGTGGCGAGCATGGTTATTTTCCTGTCGCTGGGCGAAGGGCTGCGGCAGGTCTTTACCAGCGAGCTGGGCGGCATCGGCCCCGATATTCAGGTGTCGCTCAACGGGTTCACGCAGGGCCTGGCCCCCAGCCCCAACCTCAGCGACACCACCACCGCCGACATCCAGAAACTGGCCCCTTCCCTGGGCATCAGCCTGATCACGCCCGTCGTCATGAGCCTGCGAACCTCGCTCGATCCGTCGCAGAGCGTGGTGTTTTACGGTCTGCCCGCCGCGCAGGGCGTGAACGCGGTGTTTCCGAAGGTGACGGCGGCGCAGGGACGCCTGCTGAGTGCCGCCGACGAGGGCAAGCCCGTGGCGGTGGTGGGCGCGAAGGCCGCCAGCAACCTGAAACTGAAGATCGGCAGTGAACTGCGGCTCAATCGCCGGGCCAGCGTGCGCGTGACTGGCATCCTGAATCCGGAAAGCGGCCTGACCGATTCGTTCATCTTCATTCCGCTCAGCACCATCCAGCAGGACATCGGGGCGCAGGGCAAGCTGTCGCTGGTGGCGGTGAAACTCAACGACCCGCGCACCGCCCGCAAGGTTGCCACCCAGCTCGCCAGGACACTGAATCTGGAGGCGCAGACGCAGTCCGATTTCCTCAGCTTCGTGGAACGCGCCCTGAAAATCAGTGACGCCGTGAGGTTCGGCATCAGCCTGATCTCGCTGATCGTGGGGGGGCTGGCGGTTGCCAACACCGTCATGATGGGCGTGTTCGAGCGCACCCGCGAATTCGGGACGCTGCGGGCGATAGGAGCGCGGCCCGGCTTCGTGCGGAGCCTGGTGCTGACCGAAAGCCTGCTGCTGGCATTGGTGGGCGGGGCGTTCGGCATTCTGCTGGGACTGGTGGGCATCTGGGGCGTGAATCTGTACACCCAGAATCTGGCGGGCATCGACGCTGCCGCCCTCACGCCCCGGCTCACGCTGCTGGCGTTCGGAATCTCGCTGCTGCTGGGCCTGATGGCAGGACTGCTTCCGGCCCGCACCGCAGGCAACACCGTCATCACCGACGCCCTGGGCCGCGCATGA
- the recG gene encoding ATP-dependent DNA helicase RecG, whose product MPTLSEIQDKLRRPLELERAQGCQNRAVAGGMEKLLDNFARPFPKVREALRGYGEMSSEERGAALETALTLLTPAQTAPRAPTRVENRPKLPAEESAGPLPPGTELSKLNFGPGAGKKFTALGLYTLRDVLHNYPRRHEDRRALPSLAQVEDGQKVTVEGVIVSKHRRTPRPGMLILEATLENAWGERVKCTWFNQAWIEKGLREGLKLIVSGRAKRFGKSVQVAVEHMESVGEGGHSLSSGRIIGIYDARDGISQEFVRKAVQTALTRVPPGDYITARWRTQYGLTDLSDALWGMHFPHDEAHLERATARLRFDEYLFLELRVLLQGDDAILMGKRFSATDDDMQQFEASLPFTFTNAQRRVLYEIADDMRGEQQMARLLQGDVGSGKTAVAACALYLAWRDHYQGALMAPTEILARQHYASLQTYLTPLGVRVGLLIGAMTPKLKAEVQARIAAGEVDVVVGTQALIQEAVQWHNLGLAVVDEEHRFGVMQRRKLLTGRPDVLVMSATPIPRSLALTSYGDLELSIIDELPPGRTPIETKLIQDTARRQAYGFVMKQIREGRQAYVVTALIEESDTLELLAATQLADDLKVLLPEARVGLLHGRMSAVEKDAVMEQFRERAFDVLVSTTVIEVGVDVPNATVMVIENAERFGLSQLHQLRGRVGRGSAQSYCVLVAGEHSQKTRKRLKIIESSTDGFVIAEADLKLRGHGELRGTRQSGLDELKLGDLSNDLEIIERARELAKYILRHDPALSHPGLAYLRAELQARSSQVAYREVI is encoded by the coding sequence GTGCCGACGCTGAGCGAGATTCAGGACAAGCTGCGCCGCCCGCTGGAGCTGGAGCGGGCGCAGGGCTGCCAGAACCGGGCGGTGGCAGGCGGCATGGAGAAGCTGCTCGATAACTTCGCCCGGCCCTTCCCGAAGGTGCGCGAGGCGCTGCGCGGCTACGGCGAGATGAGCAGTGAGGAACGCGGCGCGGCGCTGGAAACGGCGCTGACCCTGCTGACGCCTGCTCAGACCGCGCCCCGCGCTCCCACCCGAGTCGAGAATCGCCCGAAGCTGCCTGCTGAAGAAAGCGCTGGCCCGCTGCCGCCCGGCACCGAGCTGAGTAAGCTGAATTTCGGCCCCGGTGCGGGCAAGAAATTCACGGCGCTGGGGCTGTACACGCTGCGCGACGTGCTGCACAACTACCCGCGCCGCCACGAGGATCGCCGCGCATTGCCGAGCCTCGCACAGGTCGAGGACGGGCAGAAGGTGACGGTGGAAGGCGTGATCGTTTCAAAGCACCGCCGCACGCCCCGCCCCGGCATGCTGATTCTGGAAGCCACGCTCGAAAACGCCTGGGGCGAGCGCGTCAAATGCACGTGGTTCAATCAGGCGTGGATCGAGAAGGGCCTACGCGAGGGCCTGAAGCTGATCGTGAGCGGGCGGGCCAAACGCTTCGGCAAATCGGTGCAGGTGGCAGTCGAGCACATGGAATCGGTGGGTGAAGGCGGCCACAGCCTGAGCAGCGGGCGCATCATCGGCATTTACGACGCTCGTGACGGCATCAGCCAGGAATTTGTGCGAAAGGCGGTGCAGACGGCGCTGACCCGCGTGCCGCCAGGCGACTACATCACCGCTCGCTGGCGCACCCAGTACGGCCTGACCGATCTGAGCGACGCGCTGTGGGGCATGCACTTTCCGCACGATGAAGCCCACCTTGAGCGGGCAACCGCCCGGCTGCGCTTCGACGAGTATCTGTTTTTAGAGCTGCGGGTGCTGCTTCAGGGCGACGACGCCATTCTGATGGGCAAGCGCTTTTCGGCCACCGACGACGATATGCAGCAGTTCGAGGCCAGCCTGCCCTTCACCTTCACCAATGCACAGCGGCGCGTGCTGTACGAAATCGCCGACGACATGCGCGGCGAACAGCAGATGGCGCGGCTGCTTCAGGGCGACGTGGGCAGCGGCAAGACGGCGGTGGCGGCGTGTGCGCTGTATCTGGCGTGGCGCGACCACTATCAGGGCGCTCTGATGGCCCCGACCGAGATTCTGGCGCGGCAGCATTACGCCAGCCTGCAAACGTACCTGACGCCGCTGGGCGTGCGGGTGGGCCTCCTGATCGGGGCGATGACGCCGAAGCTGAAGGCCGAGGTACAGGCGCGGATTGCGGCGGGCGAAGTGGACGTGGTGGTGGGCACCCAGGCGCTGATTCAGGAGGCGGTGCAGTGGCACAATCTGGGGCTGGCGGTGGTGGACGAGGAACACCGCTTCGGCGTGATGCAGCGGCGCAAACTGCTGACGGGCCGCCCCGACGTGCTGGTGATGAGCGCCACACCGATTCCGCGCAGCCTGGCGCTCACCAGTTACGGCGACCTGGAACTGAGCATCATTGACGAACTGCCGCCGGGCCGCACGCCCATCGAAACCAAGCTGATTCAGGACACCGCCCGGCGTCAGGCCTACGGCTTCGTGATGAAACAGATTCGCGAGGGCAGACAGGCGTATGTGGTCACGGCGCTGATCGAGGAATCCGACACGCTCGAACTGCTGGCCGCCACCCAGCTAGCCGACGATCTGAAGGTGCTGCTGCCAGAAGCCCGCGTGGGGCTGCTGCACGGGCGCATGAGTGCCGTCGAGAAAGACGCGGTGATGGAGCAGTTTCGCGAGCGGGCCTTCGACGTGCTGGTGAGTACCACCGTGATCGAGGTAGGCGTGGACGTGCCGAACGCCACCGTCATGGTGATCGAGAACGCCGAGCGTTTCGGCCTGTCGCAGCTTCACCAGTTGCGCGGGCGGGTGGGCCGGGGCAGCGCCCAGAGCTACTGTGTGCTGGTGGCGGGCGAGCATTCCCAGAAGACCCGCAAGCGCCTGAAGATCATCGAAAGTTCCACCGACGGCTTCGTGATCGCCGAGGCCGACCTGAAGCTGCGCGGGCACGGCGAGCTGCGCGGCACCCGTCAGAGCGGGCTGGACGAGCTGAAGCTGGGCGACCTGTCCAACGATCTGGAGATCATCGAGCGGGCACGTGAGCTGGCGAAGTACATCCTGCGCCACGACCCGGCGCTCAGCCATCCGGGGCTGGCGTACCTGCGGGCCGAGTTGCAGGCCCGCAGCTCTCAGGTGGCGTACCGAGAGGTGATCTGA
- the cdd gene encoding cytidine deaminase — translation MKQPESQTSPDAELLAAAKAAFQNAYAPYSHFHVGAALRTPAGELFSGANVENASYGLGRCAEQSAVQSMATSGGRDFSEVVVYSESSPPASPCGACRQVLFEFSPEAHVTCVNHLGEVVDGQVKDFLPHGFRLEHAQD, via the coding sequence ATGAAACAACCTGAGTCCCAGACTTCTCCAGACGCCGAACTGCTGGCCGCTGCAAAAGCCGCCTTCCAGAATGCCTACGCGCCCTACAGTCACTTTCACGTGGGCGCAGCGCTGCGAACGCCCGCTGGAGAGCTGTTCAGCGGTGCAAACGTCGAGAATGCCAGCTACGGCCTGGGCCGCTGCGCCGAGCAGTCGGCGGTGCAGAGCATGGCGACCAGCGGCGGGCGCGACTTTAGCGAGGTGGTGGTGTACTCGGAGTCCAGCCCGCCTGCCAGCCCCTGCGGCGCGTGTCGGCAGGTGCTGTTCGAGTTCTCGCCCGAAGCCCACGTCACGTGCGTGAACCATCTGGGCGAGGTGGTGGACGGGCAGGTCAAAGACTTTTTGCCGCACGGGTTTCGGCTGGAGCACGCACAAGACTAG
- a CDS encoding hemolysin family protein translates to MNDYIGVLALAFLVLFNGFFVAVEYALVSVRHTRIDQLASEGSRAAQTVQKVLGRLDRYIAAVQLGVSMMSMLIGFIAEPAIEHLAHPVFTAIGTPANWIKPLSFTLAFVLSTTLHIVFGELFPKSAALQRSEQVAMAFTPPLVAFTAVFGPVISLLNAFGRGVLKLFGFKAVAGHHTAHSEEEIRMIVSASSQEGVLENDEKELLYNVFDLSDTMVKSVMTPRMEMIVVESAAPLRRLLELNTEHGYSRVPVYQDTPDNVVGVAHTSDVLRHLEELDQITVAELMRPTFYVPEGMRINDLLKKMQSRKSHMAVVVDELGGTSGLVTLEDALEEIVGEIYDEDDEEDEALIEVLGEGLYLMDASLDVDEVETRLGTTLDDEEDEGDFDTLAGFVTHHFGDIPEAGQSFMHGGWCFTVEEADERRVSKVRVERMPEMILGENEAEALHETT, encoded by the coding sequence ATGAACGATTACATAGGTGTGCTGGCACTGGCTTTTCTGGTGCTGTTCAACGGTTTCTTTGTGGCGGTCGAGTACGCGCTGGTCAGTGTTCGCCACACCCGCATCGACCAACTGGCTTCCGAAGGCTCGCGTGCGGCTCAGACGGTACAGAAGGTGCTGGGCCGCCTCGACCGCTACATCGCGGCGGTGCAGCTCGGCGTTTCGATGATGAGCATGTTGATCGGCTTTATTGCCGAACCGGCCATCGAGCATCTGGCGCACCCGGTGTTTACGGCGATCGGTACGCCCGCGAACTGGATCAAGCCGCTGTCGTTTACGCTGGCGTTCGTGCTCTCGACCACGCTGCACATCGTCTTCGGTGAGCTGTTTCCCAAGTCGGCAGCCCTGCAACGCAGCGAACAGGTGGCGATGGCCTTCACGCCCCCACTGGTGGCCTTTACCGCCGTGTTCGGGCCGGTCATCTCGCTGCTCAATGCGTTTGGGCGCGGCGTGCTGAAACTGTTCGGCTTCAAGGCGGTGGCGGGCCACCATACCGCCCACTCGGAAGAAGAAATCCGCATGATCGTGTCGGCCAGCAGCCAGGAAGGCGTGCTGGAAAACGACGAGAAAGAGCTGCTGTACAACGTCTTTGACCTGTCGGACACCATGGTCAAATCGGTGATGACGCCGCGCATGGAAATGATCGTGGTAGAGAGCGCCGCGCCGCTGCGAAGGCTGCTGGAACTGAACACCGAACACGGCTATTCGCGGGTGCCGGTGTATCAGGACACGCCCGACAATGTGGTAGGTGTGGCGCATACCAGCGACGTGCTGCGCCATCTGGAAGAACTCGACCAGATCACGGTGGCCGAGCTGATGCGCCCGACCTTCTATGTGCCCGAAGGCATGCGGATCAACGATCTGCTGAAGAAGATGCAGAGCCGCAAGAGTCATATGGCGGTGGTGGTCGATGAGCTGGGCGGCACGTCGGGGCTGGTCACGCTGGAAGACGCGCTGGAAGAGATCGTGGGCGAAATCTACGACGAGGACGACGAGGAAGACGAAGCGCTGATCGAGGTGCTGGGCGAGGGCCTATACCTGATGGACGCCTCGCTGGACGTGGACGAGGTCGAGACGCGTCTGGGCACCACGCTGGACGACGAGGAAGACGAAGGCGACTTCGATACGCTGGCAGGGTTCGTGACGCACCACTTTGGAGACATTCCGGAAGCGGGCCAGAGCTTCATGCACGGCGGCTGGTGCTTTACCGTCGAGGAAGCCGACGAGCGCCGGGTGTCGAAGGTGCGTGTGGAACGGATGCCCGAGATGATTCTGGGCGAGAACGAAGCGGAGGCCCTGCATGAAACAACCTGA
- the rpoD gene encoding RNA polymerase sigma factor RpoD: MEQLPLKSRTPVRSGAANAAESGAERSAESLPTSAAGPDPADSGGNRTSARKTGGRARASAGVAPEKPYYAHPAIQELLRAGRAAGSVASEDVATALTTALEAGGLDPDTADAFEDMQLYLAAQRIEVQDLDEDGDEAEDESEEGERRGTEQESDEEKAYDDMPRAVSSDPVRQYLHEIGRVPLLTLEEEISLARRIEEGEAAKQTLGVELALEDRARRRLLRQGEDGDAARQGLIEANLRLVVSIAKKYTGRGLGFLDLIQEGNQGLIRAVEKFEYRRRYKFSTYATWWIRQAINRAIADQARTIRIPVHMVETINKLTRTTRLLQQELSREASYAEIAEAMGPGWDAAKVEEVQKVSQEPVSLETPVGDEKDSFYGDFIPDDNLDSPVDNAARTLLSEELEKALSKLSEREAQVLKFRKGLIDGREHTLEEVGQHFSVTRERIRQIENKALRKLKYHESRTRKLRDFLE, from the coding sequence ATGGAACAGTTGCCCCTGAAATCCCGCACACCAGTCAGGTCTGGTGCTGCAAATGCCGCCGAATCCGGTGCCGAGAGAAGCGCCGAGAGCCTGCCGACCAGCGCTGCCGGACCGGACCCCGCCGACAGCGGCGGCAACAGGACTTCTGCCAGGAAAACAGGCGGCAGGGCCAGGGCCTCGGCAGGCGTTGCCCCCGAGAAACCGTACTACGCGCACCCGGCGATTCAGGAACTGCTGAGAGCGGGACGGGCGGCGGGCAGCGTGGCGAGCGAAGACGTGGCGACAGCCCTCACCACCGCGCTGGAGGCGGGCGGCCTCGACCCGGACACCGCCGACGCCTTCGAGGACATGCAGCTGTATCTGGCTGCTCAGCGCATCGAGGTGCAGGACCTGGATGAAGACGGCGACGAAGCGGAGGACGAGTCGGAAGAGGGCGAGCGCCGGGGCACCGAGCAGGAAAGCGACGAGGAAAAAGCCTACGACGACATGCCGCGTGCGGTATCGAGCGACCCGGTGCGCCAGTATCTGCACGAGATCGGGCGGGTACCGCTGCTCACGCTGGAGGAGGAAATCTCGCTGGCTCGCCGGATCGAGGAGGGCGAAGCCGCCAAACAGACGCTCGGCGTGGAACTTGCCCTGGAAGACCGCGCCCGCCGCCGCCTGCTGCGTCAGGGCGAAGACGGCGACGCTGCCCGCCAGGGGCTGATCGAGGCCAATCTGCGGCTGGTGGTGTCGATTGCCAAGAAGTACACCGGGCGGGGTCTTGGGTTTCTCGATCTGATTCAGGAAGGCAATCAGGGCCTGATCCGGGCTGTCGAGAAGTTCGAGTATCGCCGCCGCTACAAATTCAGCACCTACGCGACGTGGTGGATTCGGCAGGCGATCAACCGGGCCATTGCCGATCAGGCCCGCACCATTCGCATTCCGGTACACATGGTCGAGACCATCAACAAGCTCACACGCACGACTCGCCTGCTTCAGCAGGAACTGAGCCGCGAGGCCAGCTACGCCGAGATTGCCGAGGCGATGGGACCGGGCTGGGACGCGGCCAAGGTGGAAGAGGTGCAGAAGGTCTCGCAGGAGCCAGTCAGTCTGGAAACGCCCGTCGGTGATGAGAAAGACAGCTTTTACGGCGACTTTATCCCCGATGATAATCTGGATTCCCCTGTTGACAATGCCGCCCGCACCCTGCTGAGCGAGGAACTGGAAAAGGCCCTGAGCAAACTGTCGGAACGCGAGGCGCAGGTGCTGAAATTTCGCAAGGGTCTGATCGACGGACGAGAACACACGCTCGAAGAGGTCGGCCAGCATTTCAGCGTGACCCGCGAGCGGATTCGCCAGATCGAAAACAAGGCGCTGAGAAAGCTGAAATACCACGAGAGCCGCACCCGCAAGCTGCGTGATTTTCTGGAATAA
- a CDS encoding class I SAM-dependent methyltransferase codes for MPNTPAPKKNRPKRSGPEQPNDQAPQPRTLKLGTRRAAPPSPAPAIAQAAQDYFHTYPATLPPRLETLRRGVATKAGVRGAPGIDAAQALLASTLQKDRVRGTVLDLSAMGGLIGALPGVTLRAVEASAPALAALKASGFEGVAAVPGDPLNTHWADRAPTVTLVLAGDRGNAYTEAQVVWAHASTPPGGTLYIAGDKDKGYDRYVRRASALFGTGDTIARDGGMRVGKMVRRPGVTPPLPEPERYETHDLQVVCWPGVFSAGRLDKATNLLLNTLDGLDLTGQRVLDLGCGAGVIGAWAARRGAHVTLLDADLSSVRSAEATLHASGLSGRVLHSDVDAALDDSGYDLVLSNPPFHVGRGVVLDVAAEFIAAAGRRLRSGGRLVLVANDFLPYEARLSGWQDVTALARDQGFKVLSAHKP; via the coding sequence ATGCCCAACACGCCTGCCCCAAAAAAGAACCGACCCAAGCGGAGCGGACCGGAGCAGCCGAACGATCAGGCTCCTCAGCCGCGCACGCTGAAACTCGGCACCCGCCGCGCCGCGCCGCCCAGCCCCGCGCCCGCCATCGCTCAGGCGGCCCAGGATTACTTTCATACCTACCCCGCGACCCTCCCGCCGCGCCTGGAAACGCTGCGGCGCGGCGTGGCGACCAAAGCGGGCGTGCGCGGCGCACCGGGCATCGACGCGGCTCAGGCCCTGCTGGCGAGCACGCTGCAAAAAGACCGGGTGCGCGGCACGGTGCTGGATCTGAGCGCGATGGGCGGCCTGATCGGTGCGCTGCCGGGCGTCACGCTGCGGGCGGTCGAGGCGTCGGCCCCGGCGCTCGCGGCGCTGAAGGCATCGGGCTTCGAGGGCGTGGCGGCGGTACCGGGCGACCCGCTGAACACCCACTGGGCCGACCGCGCCCCCACCGTCACGCTGGTGCTGGCGGGCGACCGGGGCAACGCCTATACCGAGGCGCAGGTGGTCTGGGCACACGCCAGCACGCCGCCCGGAGGCACGCTGTACATCGCCGGAGACAAGGACAAGGGCTACGACCGCTACGTTCGCCGGGCGTCGGCGCTGTTCGGCACCGGAGACACCATCGCCCGTGACGGCGGCATGCGGGTCGGCAAGATGGTGCGGCGTCCGGGCGTCACACCGCCGCTGCCCGAGCCGGAACGCTACGAAACCCATGATCTTCAGGTGGTCTGCTGGCCCGGCGTCTTCAGTGCGGGCAGGCTCGACAAGGCCACCAACCTGCTGCTGAACACGCTGGACGGTCTGGATCTGACGGGGCAGCGCGTGCTCGACCTCGGCTGCGGGGCGGGCGTGATCGGAGCGTGGGCAGCACGGCGCGGCGCACACGTCACGCTGCTCGACGCCGATCTGTCCAGCGTGCGGAGCGCAGAGGCCACCCTGCACGCCAGCGGCCTGAGCGGGCGGGTGCTGCACAGCGACGTAGACGCCGCCCTGGACGACAGCGGCTACGATCTGGTGCTCAGCAATCCGCCGTTTCATGTGGGGCGCGGCGTGGTGCTGGACGTGGCCGCCGAATTTATCGCGGCGGCGGGGCGGCGGCTGCGCTCCGGCGGGCGACTGGTACTGGTCGCCAACGATTTCCTTCCCTACGAAGCGCGGCTGAGCGGCTGGCAGGACGTGACGGCGCTGGCCCGCGACCAGGGCTTCAAGGTTCTCAGCGCCCACAAACCCTGA
- a CDS encoding ribonuclease HII, producing the protein MTPSTSPDFSLELQHWTRGYFRVAGVDEAGRGAWAGPVTVAAVILPSTLQGALFNDSKALTAAQRERLAVQVREVAVAYAVEHAWPEEITRLNILGATHAAAARAVARLHPAAQALVTDYLRLHTSLPLLAPPKADALSLSVAAASILAKTERDALMTQLDARYPGYGFSGHKGYGAPAHREALARLGVSEIHRPTYAPIAKLLQPTLL; encoded by the coding sequence ATGACCCCCAGCACCAGCCCCGACTTCAGCCTGGAGTTGCAGCACTGGACACGCGGTTACTTCCGGGTGGCGGGCGTGGACGAGGCGGGGCGTGGGGCGTGGGCCGGGCCGGTCACGGTGGCGGCGGTGATCCTGCCGAGTACGCTTCAGGGCGCACTGTTCAACGATTCCAAGGCGCTGACGGCGGCCCAGCGCGAACGGCTGGCAGTGCAGGTGCGCGAAGTGGCGGTGGCCTACGCCGTCGAACACGCCTGGCCCGAAGAAATCACCCGGCTCAATATCCTGGGAGCCACCCACGCCGCTGCCGCACGCGCCGTTGCCCGGCTGCACCCGGCGGCCCAGGCGCTCGTGACCGATTACCTGCGGCTGCACACCTCGCTACCGCTGCTGGCCCCGCCAAAGGCCGACGCCCTGAGCCTGAGTGTGGCCGCCGCCAGCATCCTCGCCAAGACCGAACGCGACGCCCTGATGACGCAGCTCGATGCCCGCTACCCCGGTTACGGGTTTTCCGGGCACAAGGGCTACGGCGCACCTGCCCACCGGGAAGCGCTGGCCCGCCTGGGTGTAAGCGAGATTCACCGGCCCACCTATGCGCCGATTGCGAAGCTGCTCCAGCCGACGCTGCTGTGA
- a CDS encoding globin domain-containing protein yields the protein MLSNPLSPDLRGTLYERVGPDALRSLLERFYRHVAATAHLAELFPGSHDPALWAVTLEKQFAFLSGFLGGPPLYHQQYGHPRLRARHLPFAVTPQRAREWLACMQTALHESPEIDPDTAAEVYMALSRVAVHMVNSGDAEGGTQEQR from the coding sequence ATGCTGTCCAACCCCCTCTCGCCCGATCTGCGCGGCACGCTGTACGAGCGCGTCGGCCCGGACGCGCTCAGAAGTCTGCTGGAGCGGTTTTACCGCCACGTCGCTGCCACCGCGCATCTGGCCGAACTCTTTCCCGGCAGCCACGATCCGGCGCTGTGGGCGGTCACGCTCGAAAAACAGTTCGCGTTTCTATCGGGCTTCCTGGGCGGGCCGCCTCTGTACCATCAGCAGTACGGACATCCCCGGCTGCGGGCACGGCACCTGCCGTTCGCGGTCACGCCGCAGCGGGCGCGGGAATGGCTGGCCTGCATGCAGACCGCGCTGCACGAGTCGCCGGAAATCGACCCGGACACCGCCGCCGAAGTGTACATGGCGCTCAGCAGGGTGGCGGTGCATATGGTGAACAGCGGAGACGCAGAGGGTGGCACTCAGGAACAGCGCTGA
- a CDS encoding 2'-5' RNA ligase family protein, producing MPLPHRLRSTPIPAVPESPPTVLPRPLYGLVAWPCSTLDRWLRQQQQRLGVRAFGEPHLNLRAPFSAEPSEAALVDSLRSLLAQTQPFEVEVGGWRVFPGTVFLECHLSPELLALHDHVLTLPGAPPQPYDQKEYIPHLTLALGVLPWARDALNSELLQLTPPVSRFTVSALSLTREGGGEVREIHTFPLGKE from the coding sequence GTGCCGCTACCGCATCGGCTGAGGAGCACGCCTATTCCGGCAGTTCCAGAATCGCCACCCACAGTCCTGCCGCGTCCGCTGTACGGTCTGGTTGCCTGGCCCTGCAGCACGCTCGACCGCTGGCTTCGGCAGCAGCAGCAGCGGTTGGGCGTGCGGGCGTTCGGGGAACCGCACCTGAACCTGCGTGCCCCCTTCAGCGCTGAACCTTCCGAGGCAGCGCTGGTCGATTCGCTGCGGAGTCTGCTGGCCCAGACGCAGCCCTTTGAAGTGGAGGTGGGCGGCTGGCGCGTCTTTCCCGGCACGGTGTTTCTGGAATGCCACCTGTCGCCCGAACTACTGGCGCTGCACGACCACGTGCTGACGCTGCCGGGCGCACCACCGCAGCCCTACGATCAGAAGGAGTACATTCCGCACCTGACGCTGGCGCTGGGCGTGCTGCCGTGGGCCAGAGACGCGCTGAACAGCGAACTGCTGCAACTCACGCCGCCCGTCTCACGCTTCACCGTCTCGGCCCTGAGCCTGACCCGCGAGGGCGGCGGCGAGGTGCGCGAGATTCATACCTTTCCGCTGGGGAAGGAGTGA